Within the Flexivirga oryzae genome, the region ACCGGCACTCCGACGAACCCTTCGGTCCGCTCACCATCACCTACCTGCGCGCGGTCGGCGCCCTGTGCGTGTGTGCCTGGAGCCGCGCCCGCTCAGCCGAGCCGATCCAGCAGCGCTGAACAGCCTGCAAACATCCGGTTAGCAGCTCTGCAATCATCCGGTCAGCGACTGCTCACAGCACCTTCGTGCCGTACATCTCCCCGAGCCGGTTGGCCAGCAACTCCAGCCGCTCGCCGTCCGGACCGCGGAAGTAGATCGAGTCCCGCGACGCCACCTGGTAGGGCACCCCGGCGTCGTCCAGCTTGGCGCGCAGGTAGTCCCAGTTCTCCTTGGTGACCGAGATCGCGATGTGGTGGTGGCCGCCGAGGACCTCGCGGTAGGCGCCGACGTCGACGCCGGGCAGGTCGAAGTAGGCGATCAGGTTGCCCGCGCCGATGTCGAAGAAGAAGTGCGTCGAGCCGGGCAGGTCGCGGTTCTCGAACATCTCGGTCAGCGGCATCTCCAGCAGGTCCTGCCAGAAGGCGCAGGTGCGCTCGACGTCCGAACTGATCTGTGCCGTGTGGTGATTGCCGCGTCCCCGGGTCTGCGGCGGGTTCTCCTGCAGGAACCGGCGCTTGATGCGCTCGCGGTCCTTGGTGAGTGCGTCGAGGTCGACCTCGGCCTGCTCCCCGCCGCTGTAGGTCGAGTCGGACATCACGTCGATCCTTCCGCCATACGGCTGGCCGCCGGTCGGCGACCTGGTCCACCCCGGTCGCATGTGCGACCCTGAAAACCTATGAGCACGCGTGGTGTGCCGGCGGCGCCCAGGCAGACGTTCCGATCGTATGCCGCGTCCGGGTTCGGCGACGAGGTTCGGCGCTGGGAGGCCTACAACGCCGAGTCACTGATCGCGCTCGCCTGCGAGGTCCGCGACACCGAGCCGCTGCGCGCGAAACAGACCAACCTGGTGCTGCCGCGCCTGCAGATCGCCACCATCACCGGCAGCCCGCACCACGTGTCGCGGTCGGCTGAGCTCGTCGAGCGCTTCCCCACGGACTCGATCGCGGTGTATGTCGGGCTGGGCGCCGACAACAGGTTCACCAGCAACGGCCACCGCGGCATCATCCGGCGCGGCGACGTGATCGTGTGCGACGCGGACCAACCCTTCGAGCGCGAACTCGGCCACGGGGTCAGCGAATTCGCGGTCAAAGTGAGCCGGTCGGAGTTGCGCGAGTCCCTCGGTGTCGAGGTCGCGGGCGAGGTGTCGCTGCTGAGCGCGCGGGACAACCCCGCCGCGCACGCCCTCACCCGCACCGCCGTCGCCGCGATCCGCACCGCGGGCAGCAGGTCGGTCGACGAGCTGGGTGTCCTGGAGCTGGTCGGCCTGCTCGCGGCCGGTGACGCGACGGCGCCGGAGGTCCGGCACCGGGCGATGGCACGCGCCCACATCGAGGAGCACCTGGCCGACCGGGCCCTGTCCGCCGGCACCGTGGCCGCGGCAACGGGCATCAGCGAGCGCCAGCTGTCCCGGATCTTCGCAGCCACCGGGGTCTCGCTGCCGCAGTACATCCGCGGAAGGCGGCTGGAGCTGGCCCGCAGCATCCTGGTCGCCGGCTCGGTGCACTCCACGACTGATGCCGCCCGCGCCGCGGGGTTCGCGTCGCCGGCGCACTTCTCGCAGGCCTTCCAGAAGCGCTTCGGCGTCTCCGCCGGCTCGGTCCGGCGGACTGCGGGGGACTGAGGTTCCCGTTTCCGCCATACCTGCTCGTAGTCCTCGCCGACCACGTCTGTGACACAGCACACTTCGGAGTACAGCCCGGGCACCGGCCCGGCGCGGATCGGAAGGTATGACGAATGCCCACCTTCGATGACGGCCTGGCCGCGACGGACCTGCCGGACTCCGACGTGGTCGACACCGACGTCCTGATCGTCGGCTCCGGTCCGGCGGGTTCCTCGGCGGCGCTCTTCCTGTCCACGCTCGGGGTCGCGAACATCATGATCACCAAGTACCGCTGGACCGCGAACACACCGCGCGCCCACATCACCAACCAGCGGTCGATGGAGATCTTCCGGGACATGGGCATCGAGGACCAGGTGCTCGCCGACGCGACACCGCACGAGCTGGTCGGCGACACCGTCTTCTGCACCGCGATCGCCGGGGAGGAGATCGGGCGCATCCACACCTGGGGCACCCGGCCGGACCGTGAGGCGGACTACCGCCTCGCCAGCCCGTGCCTGACCGTCGACATCCCGCAGACCTACCTGGAGCCGATCCTGGTGCGCAACGCCACGGTGCGCGGCACGCAGAGCCGGTTCTCCACCGAATACCTGTCGCACTCCCAGGACGACGACGGTGTCACCACCCGGGTGCGTGACCGGCTGACCGGGCAGGAGTACAGCATCCGGTCGCGCTACCTGATCGGCGCCGACGGAGCCCGCTCGATGGTCGCCGCGGACATCGACCTGCCCTACGAGGGCCGGATGGACATCGCCGGATCGATGAACATCACCTTCAAGGCGGACATCTCCGCACTCGTGGATCACCGCCCCAGCGTGCTGTATTGGGTGATCCAGCCGGGGTCGAACGTCGGCGGCATCGGCACCGGCCTGGTCCGGATGGTGCGGCCGTGGGACGAGTGGCTGATCGTCTGGGGTTACGACATCAACGAGGAGCCGCCGACGCTGGACGACGCGGCCGCCACCAAGATCGTGCGCGATCTGCTGGGTATGCCGGAGCTGGAGCCGGAGATCACCGGCTACTCGCTGTGGGGCGTCAACGAGATGTATGCGACGCACCTGCAGCGGGGGCGCGTGTTCGCGGCCGGTGACGC harbors:
- a CDS encoding helix-turn-helix domain-containing protein, with product MSTRGVPAAPRQTFRSYAASGFGDEVRRWEAYNAESLIALACEVRDTEPLRAKQTNLVLPRLQIATITGSPHHVSRSAELVERFPTDSIAVYVGLGADNRFTSNGHRGIIRRGDVIVCDADQPFERELGHGVSEFAVKVSRSELRESLGVEVAGEVSLLSARDNPAAHALTRTAVAAIRTAGSRSVDELGVLELVGLLAAGDATAPEVRHRAMARAHIEEHLADRALSAGTVAAATGISERQLSRIFAATGVSLPQYIRGRRLELARSILVAGSVHSTTDAARAAGFASPAHFSQAFQKRFGVSAGSVRRTAGD
- a CDS encoding FAD-dependent oxidoreductase — protein: MPTFDDGLAATDLPDSDVVDTDVLIVGSGPAGSSAALFLSTLGVANIMITKYRWTANTPRAHITNQRSMEIFRDMGIEDQVLADATPHELVGDTVFCTAIAGEEIGRIHTWGTRPDREADYRLASPCLTVDIPQTYLEPILVRNATVRGTQSRFSTEYLSHSQDDDGVTTRVRDRLTGQEYSIRSRYLIGADGARSMVAADIDLPYEGRMDIAGSMNITFKADISALVDHRPSVLYWVIQPGSNVGGIGTGLVRMVRPWDEWLIVWGYDINEEPPTLDDAAATKIVRDLLGMPELEPEITGYSLWGVNEMYATHLQRGRVFAAGDAIHRHPPSNGLGSNTSVQDSYNLAWKIAAVLRGEADPTLLESYSAERAPVARRIVTRANKSAREFVDIFEALGVVGLAGEQMAAAIEERKANTPEGAAKRAALVKAMDTKNYEFNAHGVELGQFYESGAIVSDGTRPAPTDDADLYYRMSTSPGAHLPHAWVGNNVEKKALLDLAPYSRWTLLTGVAGQAWADAAAKVAAELGITLETVLIGPGREVTDLYYDWSKLREIEESGVLLVRPDKHVAWRAMSLPDDPAAELGSALRMLLGRS
- a CDS encoding VOC family protein, with amino-acid sequence MSDSTYSGGEQAEVDLDALTKDRERIKRRFLQENPPQTRGRGNHHTAQISSDVERTCAFWQDLLEMPLTEMFENRDLPGSTHFFFDIGAGNLIAYFDLPGVDVGAYREVLGGHHHIAISVTKENWDYLRAKLDDAGVPYQVASRDSIYFRGPDGERLELLANRLGEMYGTKVL